One segment of Drosophila mauritiana strain mau12 chromosome 3R, ASM438214v1, whole genome shotgun sequence DNA contains the following:
- the LOC117143737 gene encoding insulin-like growth factor 1 receptor yields MGHLLPVPNPLSIPISIAVPLLWLFLGAASPVLARSDEQTACGSLEINEIADLRKLQNCTHVVGHVRLAYVDLTDVSGNYSTDSLASNVTEISDYLMVYRCTGLISLQSIFPRLRIIRGQELLFDQYSLVVYENRNLRELGLVELLRIQSGFIRVESNPLLCFVETVDWMYLMGNATQQHFSLKHNRPQSQCPLCGSLSADFEFIRNSSERCWNVNTTQLRPQPSRLKDCPIACGLNGCDSAGKCCDHNCVTGCYSQNCSLCANYQGRMGCVNQCVASYEINKRRCISHRECRELGRIPLIRGYQCVKKCPGNQKEILDAKGIIHCQVECNGDFHVKSAADLEVLQDCVTINGSLTIELTNIKEKIVDALENALASVKEITGYLKVIHSAQLMSLTFLQNLDAIRGDKLVENKYALYVVNNYHLEHIWPPNHLVIIQRGTLFFHLNPRLCYEKIHQLQGSLKSGENISVADVSPNSNGERVICGDAVRSLNPKVEDLNSTAVRIILDYMDWEGMETLIGYSYHYKEAPVQNVTMYDGRHGCGHDNWLMDVVPNQSRRHVISGLKPYTQYAYFVKTLTRTEYHIQIDAYSKIGYFQTLPDRPSPVLRIYGNSEISSQILLHWWPPSRPNGVIKNYFVTAEKINVTQEAKDKNYANIELENAKDIDCECAGVLPYYSGPQPDDEDYYNKEQITYEDALPNLIYVSRNHDYRRKEFEKVINYEHLLSIRKDDEPTRPPTTTPAPTNATLAKERLAAINYENYRLNSEKKQRDLQDLDQQKYTIRHALPKCQNSHASVVQQVEEKCMAEEPFSGYELPGNQHFYRLSQLEPETHYRITIRACVEGVVNGCSTPAEAVIKTASIQLERFIKGV; encoded by the exons ATGGGGCATCTGCTCCCCGTTCCCAACCCCCTTTCGATCCCCATCTCGATCGCAGTTCCGCTGTTATGGCTGTTTTTGGGCGCCGCATCGCCGGTTTTGGCCAGATCCGATGAGCAAACCGCCTGTGGATCGCTGGAGATAAATGAGATTGCGGACCTGCGGAAGCTGCAGAACTGTACGCATGTGGTGGGTCACGTTCGTCTGGCCTATGTGGATCTGACGGATGTATCCGGCAATTATAGCACGGATTCGCTGGCCAGCAATGTGACCGAGATCAGTGACTACCTAATGGTGTATCGCTGCACGGGTCTGATCAGCCTGCAGTCGATATTCCCCCGACTGCGTATCATTCGTGGTCAGGAGCTCCTCTTTGATCAGTACTCCCTGGTGGTGTACGAGAATCGCAATCTCCGGGAGCTCGGCCTGGTGGAGCTGTTGCGCATCCAGAGCGGATTCATTCGCGTCGAATCGAATCCCCTGCTGTGCTTCGTGGAAACCGTCGATTGGATGTATCTGATGGGCAATGCCACTCAGCAGCACTTCTCCCTCAAA CACAACAGACCGCAAAGTCAGTGTCCCTTGTGTGGCAGCTTGTCAGCGGACTTCGAGTTCATCAGGAACTCCTCGGAGCGCTGCTGGAACGTGAATACGACACAACTTCGCCCCCAGCCGTCCAGACTTAAGGACTGCCCCATTGCATGTGGCCTAAATGGATGTGATAGTGCGGGCAAATGTTGTGATCACAACTGTGTAACTGGTTGCTATTCCCAAAACTGCTCCCTGTGTGCAAACTACCAGGGAAGAATGGGATGTGTCAATCAGTGTGTCGCCAGCTATGAAATAAACAAGAGGAGGTGCATAAGTCACAGAGAGTGCCGGGAATTGGGAAGGATTCCCCTGATACGCGGCTATCAGTGTGTGAAAAAGTGTCCGGGAAACCAGAAAGAGATTCTGGACGCCAAGGGCATCATCCACTGCCAGGTGGAGTGCAACGGCGATTTTCACGTGAAGAGTGCTGCCGACCTGGAAGTTTTACAGGACTGTGTAACCATCAATGGTTCACTTACCATCGAACTCACCAATATTAAAG AGAAAATAGTCGATGCCTTGGAAAATGCTTTGGCCAGTGTTAAAGAGATCACGGGGTATCTAAAGGTCATACACTCTGCGCAGCTGATGTCGCTCACATTTCTGCAGAATTTGGATGCCATAAGAGGGGATAAGCTGGTGGAAAACAA ATACGCCCTGTACGTGGTGAATAACTACCATTTGGAGCACATTTGGCCACCCAATCACCTGGTGATCATTCAGCGCGGTACACTATTCTTTCACCTGAATCCCCGCCTGTGCTACGAGAAAATCCATCAGCTACAGGGCTCTCTGAAAAGCGGCGAGAATATATCTGTGGCAGATGTATCCCCCAATTCGAACGGCGAGCGCGTGATTTGTGGCGACGCGGTGCGCTCCCTCAATCCCAAAGTGGAGGACCTAAATTCCACTGCGGTACGCATCATTCTGGACTACATGGACTGGGAGGGCATGGAAACGCTAATAGGATATTCGTATCACTACAAGGAAGCCCCGGTGCAAAACGTGACCATGTACGATGGTCGGCATGGTTGCGGTCATGACAA CTGGCTGATGGACGTTGTGCCCAACCAGAGTCGACGTCATGTGATAAGCGGTCTGAAGCCCTACACACAGTATGCGTATTTTGTGAAGACCCTCACCAGAACCGAATATCATATTCAGATAGATGCTTATTCAAAAATCGGCTACTTCCAGACGCTGCCCGATAGGCCAAGTCCTGTGCTCCGAATATATGGAAACTCGGAAATCAGTTCTCAGATT CTTCTCCACTGGTGGCCACCGAGTCGTCCGAATGGAgtcattaaaaattattttgtaacCGCCGAAAAAATCAATGTTACCCAGGAGGCAAAGGACAAAAATTATGCGAATATTGAGCTGGAAAATGCTAAAGACATCGATTGTGAGTGCGCTGGTGTACTGCCCTACTATTCAGGTCCTCAGCCGGATGACGAGGATTACTACAACAAAGAGCAAATCACCTACGAGGATGCGTTGCCCAATCTCATTTATGTTTC GCGCAATCACGACTATCGCAGAAAGGAGTTCGAAAAGGTGATTAACTATGAGCACCTGCTGTCCATTAGGAAGGATGATGAGCCCACCAGACCGCCCACAACCACTCCGGCTCCCACAAATGCAACCTTGGCTAAGGAGAGATTGGCTGCAATTAACTACGAGAATTATCGCCTAAATAGCGAGAAGAAGCAGCGGGATCTCCAGGACTTGGACCAGCAGAAGTACACTATCCGACATGCCTTGCCCAAGTGTCAGAACTCACACGCATCCGTGGTCCAGCAAGTGGAGGAAAAATGCATGGCGGAGGAGCCCTTTAGTGGCTACGAACTGCCGGGAAACCAGCACTTTTACCGCCTCTCCCAGTTGGAGCCGGAAACCCATTACCGGATCACCATACGGGCTTGCGTCGAGGGCGTGGTCAACGGGTGCTCAACTCCGGCGGAAGCTGTGATCAAGACTGCCAGCATCCAACTGGAGCGGTTCATCAAGGGTGTTTAG